CCACTTGCCGCAGCGGATAATTATAGTGCGGAGAGTCAGCTCCGAGCTGAGCGACATAGTCGTACTCTCGCGGCCGGCGCGCTCCCGGCCGAGCTGCCTCGTATACTTTCTCGAAACTTTCTGGCCAAGATACGCCGGGTGGCAATCCTTTGGTGTCATTCCCTAGTGATTCCGACTCGTCGACTAGGCAACGAGCATGCGCGAACTGAATAAATCGATTATTGAGATAGAGATGCGACGGCTCGACAGATCCGTCATAGTACTCTTGGAACGTCGTACCATAACGCGCAAAGGCAAGACGCGGCGCTATAACCGCGAAGCAACCATGAGCCGTACGCCCCACGCGCCCAAGCCGCTGACGAAACGACTTCTTCGACTGCGGAACTCCCAGATTCAGCCCAAGCCTGAAATGGGCGATATCAATCCCCAACTCGAGTGCGGATGTTGAGATCACCCCTCGCAACGCCCCTGTTCTCAGCGCTTTCTCGATCTTGGTCCTATCTTCAAGTTCGTAGCCGCTGCGATAAGGCAGGACATCATCTTGGTCGATCGATCTGGCAACTCGCTCGACCCCCTGTCGAGAATTGTGGAACGCAATAAAAGAGCCCTGCGATCCGGCACCGTCGATCACCCTCGAGATAATATCCGACAGGAAAGCCTCGGCCGGCGCAGCCGTATCAGGTCCATCAATGTGATATAGGGTTCGCCCGAATGTTGGCGCTCCATCGTCGTCTTCGCCAATACCAACGAAGGGCCATCCAGTCAGCTTGTGGAGGTGTTCGCATGGATCCGCAATTGTAGCTGTCGCTGCAATAATCTGCAGGTGATTGTTTACGCCCGTTTCCTTTGAAGCACGTCTTCGCGCGGCGAGGAACCGCCGGAGGAGATAAGCGACATTGCTACCGAAGACTGATTCATAGACGTGAGCCTCGTCCAGCACGACAAATTTTGTCGAACATAACAGGCTTCTAATGGAAGGATTCGATACCTGTCGCATAAGCCACGCTTGAAGGACATCGGGTGTTGCGACAAGCAACCGCGCTGACTTTACCGCTTCCATCCGATCGTCAGGCAGGACCTGACCATGCAGTTCCGCTACTGACTCTTCTGGTATTCCAATTTCAGTCGCCAGCTTCTTCCATCTAGCAAGCTGATCGGAAAGGAGTGCCTTCAAGGGATAAAGCACGATCGCTTTACCATCACCCTCTGTCAGCTCTTTTGCAATCGCGGCCTGGAATATCAGCGATTTTCCTGAGGCTGTCCCCGTTGACACCACGACATTTAAGCCTTCATCGATCGATTTAAGAGCGAGGCTTTGGTGACGCCACAGGGATCCACCCTTTCCGACGTGCTTTTCAAGCCATTGTCCGATTAGGCCTTCGGAAAACTCCGCGGGAATCGGGAGGAGTCTTTCGGGACGCGGCGCAATATCCACGCTCTCCACAACGCTCACCAGTCCGGAGGCGATCACTTCCTCAAATCGAGTTTTCATGAAAGGGGATCCGCTTTTGCTGCCGGCTTTAAGACCTGCGAAGCAAGCGAGGGACCAAACTTGTTGGCGCCTCCGACGAGCTTAGCAAGCCGCGCGCCCTCGTCTCGGAATTCCGAGAGCCGCTTTGGAAGGCTTGCGACTGCGCCCGCATCGATTCTCAAGACCACTGTAGTTCCGCGGGCATTGCATTGCACTGTGACCGTTTCGCCATCAGCAATCCTCATTCCGGCCGTCCCGCTAAGCAGCGTAAACTCGCCCCCGAGGGAGCAAAGTCTTTGGGTCATAAACAGACCGTATCCACTATTAGCCCAGACGTCGGCCGTTTTACGATTGCGCCAAGCTTTAGAGGAGATACCAGGAAGCAGCGACAGCTTGAGTGCATCCGAATCAACTTCGATTTGGAGCTTCGGATTTTCTCGCAACGACTCCAATATTCCGCAGCCAATATCTGAAACCGCCAGCTCTGCACAATTCCTAGCGGGCCAATATTGAGCCGCTATCGTGTATGTTTCAGCACCACTATGCTCGACAACATTCCGAACAATCTCACGGATTGAATAGGTCAAGGTCTCGACCACTTCCCCATCGTTCGTTTGTGTCAGGACACGAGCGAGCTGTTGTGCAGCTTCCTCAATCAGCTCCCCAAGCTGCACGTACCTTTCGGCGGCATCTTTGCGCAACTCGAGGACATTTACCTCAGTAATCGGCACATACGTATTGCTTCCTAAGGCCTCTGCTGGAGCTTGGCCGTAATCCACCCCAAAGTATTGGAAAAAGCCGACATGTGCAGGATACCCTAAATGTCGGTAATTAATCGCCTGCCGCTTCGCATTTGGGCGGGCTGCCCTGAAGTTTCGCAGAGCGTCTCCGACCACCAGCATCCATCCCGGCGTCACGAATGTGACTTTCGCGAAATCGAATCTGTAGGCGCTCGCTTCCTCAAGCGAACCGAGCACAGCGCCGAACTCAAGAGCCTTTAGAGGATCATCCCACCCCGGCACGCCAACTAGCACCCAAGCCCTCCTGCTTTCCGAAAGCGGAACAGAATGGCCACCGCTCGTCAATCATAAAAGGGTTAAAGTATTGCGCCGCAACCAAGAGGAGTGGACCTTCGGATGCCCGCGGACAGCCAGCCGAGCCGACAGTCCGCAGACTTGTTATGCAGGCGATAACGGCGTTCAATCGGTTTTCGAACAGGGTTTGATCCCCCTGCGCCGTCTCGGCACGGCGCTGACTACGTGGCCGCGGCTGCCCACCCCTTATCTAATCTCGCGACCATTTTCGCGCGCAACCACTAGCCGGCTCTGCCGCAAACAGAAAATAAATGCTCCAAATTGCCGGCTATCGCCGCAGCGATGTCGAGCCAGCTAACTTTTCATTGAGCTAAGTGTCTGAACCAATGGCCACTTTTCCTCAGCTCCAGCAGCGTTCGTATTTCATTCGAATGGCGCTCGCTGAAAATGCGAGGCGGCAGAAAAAAAATCCCGGAATGAGAGTAGGGCCGGTCCTCAGGCTAGGCAGCTCGGAGGATTTGACCCACCCCCACCCCCTAGCATCAAGCGCTCCGCGCCTGGCCAAAAGCTCTCTCTGTCAGTCGCCTGACCTGTGGCTTTTTGTATTTAATTCCAACTTTTTGCGTATGAATGATGGGGACCGGTCTAGACGTCAAAGGTCCTAGTGTTTTTGGCACCCCCACCCCTATCGATGAGTCTCTAACAACAACACTTCGTCTCGTCTTCCCTCGCTTACAACCATTATGATCTGATTCCTTCTTTGCTTGGTGGTGAAGGTCGGAGCGGAGGGCATAGGCGAGAAATCCCGAGGCTTGCGCGTCGAGACACTTCCCTACGCCCTCTGCGATCATGCTCGGCGGAGCCAGGCCGTCGCTGTCGGACCCCGCGCATACGATGGCGCCACGCAGGTCGCGTCTACTTGCGGCGATGTCCATCTCGCCGGCAGCCACCCTCACGCTTTAGGCCGGGCTCGCTTTGGCTGCATCCCACGGTGGGCAGATCATTGCGCGCCGCCGCCGTTAACCGACCAGCACGCACGAATGCTCGATAAGCACCCTGCTGCCCTACAGATCCGCTCAGCGATGGTCAGGCTTCCGACCTTCGCGAAGTCGGGGCGGTATTTTGCTTAACTTTGGGTAATGATAATGTAGCCAGGAGCGCATCAACAACCTCATGTTTTGCACTCTCAATTTTCGTCTTCAGCTCGAGCATCCGCGCGCTTGAGTGCGATATTGCGCCTTGGGCCTCTAAATCTTCCAACTCAGCCTCTAGCGCCCCAAGTTTGCCAAGCAGTTGATCATGCCGACGCAACGGTTTAGCCAGCCTCTTGATCCAGTTCAGGAGAGTTGAATTCTCTTCGATGTCGCCGGTCGCATACTCGTGGACTGCATTGACGAACCTGACGAATGCCCCATTCTCGCTCGCGGTTGCCTGCCCAGGCCTGCTGTTTTCAAAAACAATCCAACAGCCGTGAACTAAGTAAGCGGCCGAAGGACCAAGCATCTGCTTCGCGACATTCGTGTTGCCGCCTTTATCGACGACCGCTTCGGCTTCATATCCGGGAAACCGACGGAGGCGCATAGAAACATAGTGCTCCAAGGCCAGCAATGTTTCCACGAAGCGCCCGTCCGATGCAGGCTCCTGCTCGGATTCCGGCCTCGGCAACATGCTTGCTGCAGCGGCTTCGTAGGCATTGACGATGGGACCAATCTGATCAAGCTCGTCCAGAACCCCAAGATATTCGCGGGAATGGTTGTCAAGACCAACGAGCGCTTCGGCCAAACTCCCTGCGGCTTCCGAAACTCGCCTGAGATTTTCAATCACAGTCTTCTTACGCGGGGCGCCTTCAATCAGTCGCTCGCGCGCATTAAACTTGACTGCAGTTTCAACAATGAGATTTTCGACGCATCTTTTGCAAGGGCACAACTGCAGAAGATGCGGGAGATGTGCGGTCCTAAACGGACCGACCTCCATCATTGCGCGCTCCAGCGCGTCGCGATCCCCTTTCGGATCGCTTCCTTGCTTACTCATGTGCGGCTCCCGATAAGAAAGAAGGAAACGAACCCGCATCGTGAGGTTCAGGTACGTTGCGTGACAGCCTCAGAGGGGTTGCCTCACGGTCCACTAATGTTTGCCATCTCTTCCTTCGATTCGCACCAATCCACCGCCGCGCTTGGGGAAATCTCGGCCATTTTGGCCGTCGGCCTCCAGCGTCTTTTGCAACGAAAGTCCAGTCAATTTTCTCCAGAGAAGTCGGAAACTCCGCTCGACTGCCGGGCGGTGTCGAGCGGTCATATCCATCCCAAGGATCAGGGTATTGCTCCGTGAAAGAGACCGTTTTGTCACAGTTGACCGCCCTTAAAGGCGCCTCGGCGGAGGCGCTAAAGTTGCGCTGGCGCGAGCTTTTCGATACTGAGCCGCCAGCTTTTAATCGGCGTTTTCTGGAAGCCCGGTTGTCTTTCCGAATCCAGGAACTGGCCTACGGCGGCCTGAGCCGCGAAACACGCGAGCGGCTGCGGGCGATGGCGAAGCAGTACGCAACCAGGGATGCCGCCGAACGCAAAGCGCGCCCCACCCAGCGCCCGGTCGCCGGCACGCGGCTGATCCGGGAATGGCAGGGGGTCGAGCACTGCGTAACCGTGCGCAAGGACGACTTCGAATATTTGGGTCGCCCCTACAAGTCGCTTTCGTCAGTGGCCCGCGAGATCACCGGCACCAAATGGAACGGCTGGGTGTTTTTCGGGCTTAAGAGCCAGTCGGGACGGGTATGAGTATCGCCCACCAGCGCACCAGCCGCAGGCGAGGTTCGGAGAGCCGTGGCGAGGCTTTTGGCAGTGTTTCCGCCCTTAACGAACCGCCAACCCGCAAACTGCGCTGCGCGGTTTATACCCGCAAGTCGAGCGAGGAAGGCCTCGACATGGATTTCAACTCGCTGGACGCCCAGAGGGAAGCCAGCGAGTCCTACGTCGCCTCCCAGAAGGCCGAGGGCTGGGTACATGTCCCCGACCGCTACGATGACGGCGGCTGCTCCGGCGGCACCCTAGAGCGCCCTGCCCTGCAGCGGCTCCTGGCGGACGTTAAGGCGGGTAAGGTCGACGTCATCGTCGTCTACAAGATCGACCGTCTGTCCCGATCCATGCTCGATTTCATGAACCTGCTTGAGTTGTTCGAGCAATATGGCGTCACCTTTGTATCGGTGACGCAGTCCTTCAACACCAAGGACGCCATGGGACGCATGACGGTGAGCATCCTCATGGTGTTCGCCCAGTTCGAACGCGAGGTTATCGGCGAACGCATTCGGGACAAGGTGGCCGCCTCCCGCAAGAAGGGCAAATGGATGGGCGGCTGGACACCGTTGGGTTATGAGGTCCGAGACCGTAAGCTCATTGTCCACGAAGCCGATGCCGCCCGGGTCAGAACTATATTCAAACGCTTCGTCCAGCTTAAGTCAGCAACCCTATTAGCGCGCGAAATGGTCGCTGCCGGCGAGCGCAACCGGTACGGCCATCTGCTTGACAAGGGGGTGCTGTACAAGCTCCTCAATAACCGAGTCTACATTGGCGACGCAGTGCACAAGGGTACGGCCTATCCCGGCGAGCATGAGCCGATCATCGATCGCCCGCTCTGGGACCAAGTTCATGCCCTCCTGAAAGAAAGTCCGCGAAAGCGAGCGGGCAACACCCGGGCGCAGACCCCGGCAATCCTGAAGGGCCTTCTATTCGGTCCCGATGGCGCTGCCATGTCGCCAACCCACACGCGTAAGGCCGGACGGCTCTACAGGTACTATGTGAGCCAGACCGCGATGAAGCAGGGTAAAACTGACTGCCCAGTTCGCCAAGTCCCGGCGGCAGAGATCGAGCGTGTCGTCCTCGATCAAGTTCGAATGCTGATCCAGACACCGGAGGTCATTATTCAGACCTGGCGCGCTGCACGAAAACAATTTCCTCAGATGCATGAGAGCGAGGTTCGGTCGGCCCTCGTCGAATTCCACGAACTCTGGAATGACCTCTTCCCCGCCGAGCAATCCCGCATTGTTGAGCTTCTTGTTCAAAGGGTTGATCTGCAGCCTGACGCAATCGACATCGCGCTCAAGATTGAGGGAATGACCTCGCTCTGCTCCGAGCTTCGAACTTCCGCCAACGTCCCGCAGGCTGCCGAATGAGTAACGACGTTTCGTTCATCGCCGGTCCGTTTAACAAACCGAAGCTTAGTGCCGATGGGCGCACTTTGGTCGTGCGGATTCCCTTCACTTTGCGCCGCCAGGGCGGTCGCAAGCAGGTCGTCACGCCAGCAAACGCAGCGCCCTGGATACCACCCTCCCCTCGCGTGGACGCCACCTTGATTAAGGCGGTCGTCCGCGGACATCGCTGGCTCGAGATGCTAGAATCCCGGCGTTATGCTACCATTCGCGATCTTGCTAAGGCCGAGAAGATCAACGAGTCATACCTTGGGCGCGTACTCCGACTTACCCTTCTCTCGCCTGACATAATTGAAACGATACTGTCGGGACATCCGGCAAGTGCTCTCGAACTGCCGGTCTTTTTCAAGCCTTTCCCACTCGACTGGGAAAAGCAGAAACAAAACTTCCTGCGCTGACCAGCAACCCCGAAGCTGGCCGGCAACATTAGCGAAAATTTCCAAGCAAGGGCTGGCGTGTTGCAACAAAGTTGAGATGTCCCTAGCCCTGCAAAGTTGAAATGTCACTCGGCTGCCTCGCTGGGAGCGTGAGCCGGCGCCGCGGAGACCACCATATCGGAGCGGCGCCGGCTCACGCGGGGCGATTTCGTCTTCGGTTTGGCGGCTTCAACGATTTTCATGGTCCTGTCCTTTAGAATGCCCGGCTTCTGGCTCGATCGTCGAGGTCCATCCGGAACTCTGTTAAAGCGGGGCTGGCGGTCTTGCTGTTCCTTGATCCAGGCGAGGATCTCGCCCAGGCGCTTGTTCTCGACAATAGCGGCATGACTGACGCGCTGCAGTTTATCGAAGGCCGAGTAAGGCAACGACCTGCCTTTCCAACGAACCTCCAGCCGCCCATCCGGAAAGTCATAGATCTCGACCATTTTGCCGCGAAGGCGAACTGCCAGACCTTCCGGCTTAAGCGTCAGCTTCATACGACTGTAGTTCACCACCAGTTGATGCGACACCTGACGCTGCTCACGCCAACACAGAATCTGATCGAGATCCTGACGGAGATCGACTGGCCGATGAAAGTCCTGATCGCGGGCCGCTGGCTTGGCAAAGCGGCCGTTGTAGTCGGCGACGAAGTTGGGCAAAAACGCGTTTGCCGCCTCGATCGTGTTGATGCCGGCGAGCCGCAGCTCCTTCACCAGGCGATCCTGCAGCGTATGATGCGCGCGCTCGACGCGTCCCTTTGCCTGGCTGGTGTTGGCGCAGAGAATCTCGATGTTTAGTTCCGATAAAGCCCGCCCGAACTGAGTCATTCCATTACCGCTGACTGCGTTCTCGTTCGACACCCGAAAGATGGAATGCTTGTCGGAGTAGAAGGCGACCGGTTTACCGTGGCGACGAAGATAGGCCTTCAGCGCCTCAAAATAGGCAAATGTACTCTCCGATGCGACAAAGCGTAACTCCATCAGGCGGCTGGTCGCATCGTCGACGAACACCAACAACGTGCAGACGGCTGCACGATCCTCGAACCAACGATGCTCCGAGCCGTCGATCTGGACCAGCTCACCTACATGCTCACGGCGATGCCGAGGTTGCTGGATGCGCTTGCGTTCAGCGCGAGACATCCAGATTCCCGCCTGCCGCATCCAGCTGCGCAGCGTCTCTCGTGAAACTCTGAGATCATGACGCTCCGCCAGCTTCTCGGCCGCGAATGTCGGTCCAAAATCTGCGTACCGCTCCCGCACCAGAGCAATCGCATGATCGCGAACAACATCCGGCAAGCGGTTGTTCGAGGGACGACCGCGGCGCTGGTTGGCAACGGCAGAAGCGCCGCCGTCGCGATATCTCCGCAACAGCCGGTACGTTTGCCGCGGCGTCATCTTCATCAGCTCAGCAGCTGCTTGAGCCGTTCATCTGTCGCTGTCCAGCCGTGCCAGAACTTCAAGACGGTTCAGCTCGCGCTTGCTCATCACCACCATGCCCATCGAAATGACCGCCTCCGAACTCCCAAAAAGGAGCAGAAACTGACATCTCTACTTTGCTCAGTGCTGACATTTTAGCTTTGCTGCTACATGGCGGCTTCGTCCATCGAATGTTATGGAACATCGACCTCTCGCGTGACGGCATTCCATCACTTTAGTGCAGGGCTTATGCCCAAACTAAATAGTTGATCTCCCTCCAATCCGGTAGGCGCGCAAAACTCCTAACTTCGTTCAAGTGACTGCGCGTCGTATCACTTCAACGCGTCATGGCGTTCACGCCGCTGGCAACTGCCGCGAGAGACCGTGCGGGAAGCTCTGGCGCGCCCTCCAATAGGGTGGGACCAAAATTCGTCCGTTCGATTTGCCCATACACCCCTCCGGCCCGACATAGAAAATTCCAGACTCAGGACGCGTCATTCAACGAAGTGTTGCGGCTACGAAGCGCGGGCGATTACAAACTTTCAAACGCCTAGTATGGATTGTTTGCCGCTAGTCCAAACTTCTTGATGATTTTGTCCGCTTCCTCGCGAGCGCGGAGCTTGTGGTGTGGTGTCCCATCGAAAGGTTTGCCGTCGATGACGCTGGGATAGCCGGTTTTCGCACTTCGAATTAGGAACGTGAGATCAAGCCCTATTTGGCTATCGCGCTTGAGCGCGTCGGCAACCGCATCGAGGGTAGGAGCATTAGCCCACGCCGGCGGGAATTTGTCGCTAAAGCCGTGCTCCCGTGCGAACTCCGCATAAGTGACAAAGGGGTTCCGGTGCCCTGAAGCAATCGATTTCCTAAGCGCTTCCGCAACCTCGTTGGCGACCATTCCACCCACCTCGGCTCTTTCTGCACTTGCAAGATACGACGGTATCAATCAAGAGTCGATGGCACCTAACCGAAGGGGACGGCTTTGCTCTTACTCTTCCTAGACGACGCCGCCCAAAACAATTGCTCGCGCGAGCGGGTGGGAAGACTTGTTGCAATAGGCGGAGTCGCGATCGAGGGATCCACATGCCGTAAATTAGAGCTAGCCATAGATGACTTGTGCATCAAGATCTACGGCTTCCCGGATGGTGAGCCGTTCAAGTGGTCTCCTAACAGAGACCACTGGATGAGAAACAATTTGACGGGGGATCGGCGGGAACAGTTTTATAATGAGGTTCTGCAGCTCGCTGCGCAGAACGGCGCGATTGGGCTTACAGCCATATCAGATGCGACAAAAGGATTGGCCATTCCGGAAGCGAAGACTGCTGAAATGGATGTTTTGATTATGACTCTTGAGCGCTTCGATCTAGCGCTTGGCCAAGACGTCGGAATGGTAGTAGCCGCTCGCCCGTCGGGCGGTCAGGGTGACGAACACAAGTTCTTGGTTTCATGCGCGGAGGCCATCAACGCTGGCACCAGATATGTTAAATTCGAAAAGTTCGTAACGCACGTTGTCACAATGCCGTTTACGAATTCGCGTCTCCTGCAACTCGCGGATCTGGTTGTGTCGATTTCCACTGCCATGGTCGCAGGACACCAAGAATTCGCTGGAAAGGTTTTTCCAGCTGTCCAAAAAATTCTGAGAACAAGCGGCGGTCGTATAGGCGGCGTCGGACTGAAGATTCACCCCGATTACTCGTATGCAAACCTTTATCATTGGATTCTCGGCGACCCACTGTTCAAGCAAAGCAACTTGCCCATCGCGAGTCGTCCATTTCCGGTCGACGGAGACAGCTACTAGCACCTCTACATTCTCGCCGCCTGACCATTTGACGCCGGATCAGCGCCGCCCTTGGATGCAGCCAAGCTCAGAAATTAAGCTATGCGACCTTATTCAGCCCAGCCAAGATCTGGCGGAAGCTGTTCAACCCCGCTTGGCCAGGTCGTCCGGCTCTGGTAAGTTATCGAGGTCCGTGAGGCTCTTGTCCTGCAGTTAAATCTTCGATCATCGTCCCCAACGCCGACCGGCTCGACGCCTTCGCACCGTAGGCGCCGGTCACCGGCAGAGATGAATGGGCAGGAACGTGACCGTATCCGGGGTTTGTTTGGGTTGGAATTCGACGGAACCAAATCGGATGGTGCCGTCGTCGCCGAGAGCGAGCTGGATACAGAATTTCTTTAGGGCCAATCCGTCGTGTCCAAGCCAGACAAGAACCTTCTCAGCTCCTTCTTTGACGCCTGCAGCTTCCGCACCGAGATCGTCGCGGCTGGTAAAATACTGACCGACCGATCCGGCGACAATATCGGCGACGCTCAGCAGATCGAGATAGTCGGTGCTGCGTTCGGCGAACGGAAGTGCGCCGCCTATTAGACCGAATTGACGGTCGGTGTAGAGGCCGAGAACGTTGTGAAACAGCGCCAACAGGCGATTGTGAGCTTTCAGGTCGGGACAAGTCGCGTCGTGATCCGACATCCAGAAAATCTTCTGCCCCTCATGCCCGAGCAGCGCGATCAAGAACGCCATCGTATGAACGATGCGGAACGCCTTTTCTGCAACATCCGGCTTAAGCCTACCAACTCCGGCTTCTTCCAGCCTTTGGCTCAACGCTGCACCGGTTGACCGATCCTGCGGGCCAAACAGCGATACAATCCGTTTGTCCACGACGACGGTAAAGAGCAGTCCTGGTACGTAGCCGTTGAGAAGGTTCAGATAACCCGGCAGCGCCTTTCTCATAAGACCCATGCCGAAGTCCTTGAACCCGATTTCCTTGTCACCGAGGCCACTCTCCGCGCGATGCTTTTTCATCTCACGCCAAAAAGTGTGCAACGATCCCAAGGAGCAGATCAGGAAGGAATAGGTGAGATATCGGCTGGCGCGATCTTCGCCACCATAGTCGGAAAATATACCGATAGATGAGTTAGCAAGCGCACTGAGGTCGGGCAGCAAGAGCAGTCCAGCGTCTTCGCGCTTTTTAAGTTCCGCTTCGATTGCGACCGCAACGGGCGTGTATTGACCGTCGTGCTCCGGCTTAAGCACGTTAAGGTTCGGCTCGTGCAGAATGATCTGACGGGCTCTGGCGATCAAGGCAGGATCGAAGGAAAACTTCATAACTCCGCCCAAAGTCAATTATCCGGAGTTTACTCGTCGGCGTTATTGGAAACAAGATTCGCGCGGACTGAATAAAAGGCAACGGCGGTCAGAGTCTGGCGATCAGGTACGCTACGAGCTCGTGGGCGCTCATCGCCGGTGCATCAATGGGGATATGCTTCTGTCGAAAGATTCCGACTAGAAGCGATGCTGCAAATACCCAAAAATGGTCATTCGCTGGCAGCGGCGTGTTGTCGAGGATGGCTTGCATGCGATCCGCAATCGAGAAGTAAAATCGATTGCCGCCATGATCCCAAATCGGCGTTATCT
This portion of the Bradyrhizobium sp. AZCC 2262 genome encodes:
- a CDS encoding DEAD/DEAH box helicase; this encodes MKTRFEEVIASGLVSVVESVDIAPRPERLLPIPAEFSEGLIGQWLEKHVGKGGSLWRHQSLALKSIDEGLNVVVSTGTASGKSLIFQAAIAKELTEGDGKAIVLYPLKALLSDQLARWKKLATEIGIPEESVAELHGQVLPDDRMEAVKSARLLVATPDVLQAWLMRQVSNPSIRSLLCSTKFVVLDEAHVYESVFGSNVAYLLRRFLAARRRASKETGVNNHLQIIAATATIADPCEHLHKLTGWPFVGIGEDDDGAPTFGRTLYHIDGPDTAAPAEAFLSDIISRVIDGAGSQGSFIAFHNSRQGVERVARSIDQDDVLPYRSGYELEDRTKIEKALRTGALRGVISTSALELGIDIAHFRLGLNLGVPQSKKSFRQRLGRVGRTAHGCFAVIAPRLAFARYGTTFQEYYDGSVEPSHLYLNNRFIQFAHARCLVDESESLGNDTKGLPPGVSWPESFEKVYEAARPGARRPREYDYVAQLGADSPHYNYPLRQVGEASYKIREGSKDFSESIGDIALNQAIRETYPGALYLHLRRPTKVVEWRSSSFDRTIRIESARSMAPTRPILKKTVNVSLNAEEIVAGRLLTGTLGAIAEINVQVNESVEGFSIGGKSFLYRDLRGQDPRMTRKQREFRSTGVLIRVTEPWFAGTGPQANVRSSIAEGLKQLLLREKSISPNDIDCAHTNIAFYVEGAPKRATDTIVIYDSIYGGLRLTEPLFAEFPDYVAMLERGAQLAGSNAFIDADTVSKVRDWFQTLSPGVAAITGAPAAGEGEYLIYAPGSEVALLHQGVLVDRVLIEPKLMPMGESTMLMYRYDSGNRGAAWIPHDQIQAIGQDWHYAFWNPETGQIRDADMTDGAF
- a CDS encoding ATP-binding protein, which encodes MLVGVPGWDDPLKALEFGAVLGSLEEASAYRFDFAKVTFVTPGWMLVVGDALRNFRAARPNAKRQAINYRHLGYPAHVGFFQYFGVDYGQAPAEALGSNTYVPITEVNVLELRKDAAERYVQLGELIEEAAQQLARVLTQTNDGEVVETLTYSIREIVRNVVEHSGAETYTIAAQYWPARNCAELAVSDIGCGILESLRENPKLQIEVDSDALKLSLLPGISSKAWRNRKTADVWANSGYGLFMTQRLCSLGGEFTLLSGTAGMRIADGETVTVQCNARGTTVVLRIDAGAVASLPKRLSEFRDEGARLAKLVGGANKFGPSLASQVLKPAAKADPLS
- a CDS encoding DUF2924 domain-containing protein; translation: MKETVLSQLTALKGASAEALKLRWRELFDTEPPAFNRRFLEARLSFRIQELAYGGLSRETRERLRAMAKQYATRDAAERKARPTQRPVAGTRLIREWQGVEHCVTVRKDDFEYLGRPYKSLSSVAREITGTKWNGWVFFGLKSQSGRV
- a CDS encoding recombinase family protein; translated protein: MSIAHQRTSRRRGSESRGEAFGSVSALNEPPTRKLRCAVYTRKSSEEGLDMDFNSLDAQREASESYVASQKAEGWVHVPDRYDDGGCSGGTLERPALQRLLADVKAGKVDVIVVYKIDRLSRSMLDFMNLLELFEQYGVTFVSVTQSFNTKDAMGRMTVSILMVFAQFEREVIGERIRDKVAASRKKGKWMGGWTPLGYEVRDRKLIVHEADAARVRTIFKRFVQLKSATLLAREMVAAGERNRYGHLLDKGVLYKLLNNRVYIGDAVHKGTAYPGEHEPIIDRPLWDQVHALLKESPRKRAGNTRAQTPAILKGLLFGPDGAAMSPTHTRKAGRLYRYYVSQTAMKQGKTDCPVRQVPAAEIERVVLDQVRMLIQTPEVIIQTWRAARKQFPQMHESEVRSALVEFHELWNDLFPAEQSRIVELLVQRVDLQPDAIDIALKIEGMTSLCSELRTSANVPQAAE